From one Pseudopipra pipra isolate bDixPip1 chromosome 2, bDixPip1.hap1, whole genome shotgun sequence genomic stretch:
- the C2H11orf87 gene encoding uncharacterized protein C11orf87 homolog isoform X1 — protein MSAKLSKDLRLSLPPCLLNRTSTTLNTSTTCITQVGQLFQSFSSTLVLIVLVTLIFCLILLSLTTFHIHKRKMKKRKMQKAQEEYERDHCARSSNSSSQHPGTVVQGEAAQGRDSRLGRPPQDLEIQRSSSSAAPGSQQAQVCLDTAGAGLLQTEILS, from the coding sequence ATGAGTGCCAAGCTCTCCAAGGACTTGAGGCTGTCCCTGCCGCCTTGTCTTCTGAACAGGACATCCACCACCTTAAATACCAGCACCACCTGCATCACCCAAGTGGGTCAGCTCTTCCAGTCCTTCTCATCCACCCTTGTTTTAATTGTCCTAGTCACCCTCATCTTCTGCCTGATCCTCCTCTCCCTCACCACCTTCCACATCCacaagaggaagatgaagaaacGGAAAATGCAAAAGGCTCAGGAGGAGTATGAACGGGACCACTGTGCCCGCAGCAGCAATAGCAGCagccagcaccctgggacagtggtgcagggagaggcagcccaAGGAAGAGACAGCCGACTGGGAAGACCCCCCCAGGACTTGGAGATCCAGcgctcctcttcctcagcagcCCCCGGCTCTCAGCAAGCACAGGTTTGTTTGGACACAGCTGgtgcagggctcctgcagaCGGAGATTTTATCATGA
- the C2H11orf87 gene encoding uncharacterized protein C11orf87 homolog isoform X2 codes for MVGGWTAVSTGATSGAGCACGSAGTRRARAAAAAPRWWRGGGAWVPVGAPVPGGGPGRCRGRGAVRGGGRRAGPPDVTAGAAAAAGGAPEAAAAPLLRSLRAAAAPAPALPRRAGCSGTSERAGGEPAASRAFPASARQQPGTAVTEI; via the exons atggtgGGGGGCTGGACTGCCGTGAGCACCGGGGCGACGAGCGGGGCCGGCTGCGCTTGCGGCAGCGCAGGGACACGGAGGgcgcgggcagcggcggcggccccgAGGTGGTGGAGGGGTGGCGGTGCCTGGGTGCCCGTGGGGGCGCCGGTGCCCGGCGGGGGGCCCGGGCGGTGCCGCGGgcgcggggccgtgcggggcggCGGCCGGCGGGCCGGGCCGCCTGACGTCACGGCCGGGGCGGCTGCAGCTGCGGGCGGCGCTCccgaggcggcggcggctccgctcCTGCGCTCACTCCGCGCTGCCGCAGCCCCTGCGCCCGCGCTCCCTCGCCGCGCAG GCTGCTCGGGTACTTCAGAGCGAGCGGGAGGTGAGCCGGCAGCATCCCGGGCATTTCCAGCGAGCGCCCGCCAGCAGCCCGGCACGGCAGTGACTGAAATTTAG